One Drosophila willistoni isolate 14030-0811.24 chromosome 2R unlocalized genomic scaffold, UCI_dwil_1.1 Seg167, whole genome shotgun sequence DNA segment encodes these proteins:
- the LOC124460283 gene encoding uncharacterized protein LOC124460283, with protein MYMTDLDTEDQVLICARSTFPKKESDEYMINAEETAESILEVPEEIPPDVRRNVVAIVTSGAYEYDRYKNRYMDDIKELCSFKPPHLVFDTTHLLAKFAKENNLFCTVEVVMKTSLRKESYVEQLTNIR; from the exons ATGTACATGACAGATTTGGACACTGAGGACCAGGTATTGATATGTGCGCGGAGCACCTTTCCGAAGAAGGAATCCGACGAatat ATGATCAATGCGGAGGAAACCGCAGAGAGTATTCTGGAAGTACCGGAGGAAATACCACCGGATGTACGACGCAATGTGGTGGCCATTGTGACATCGGGCGCGTATGAATATGATCGATATAAAAATCGatatatggacgatataaaAGAGCTCTGCTCATTTAAGCCTCCCCATTTGGTGTTCGATACGACACATCTTTTGGCAAAGTTTGCCAAAGAGAACAATTTGTTTTGCACTGTGGAAGTGGTGATGAAAACATCCTTGCGCAAGGAGAGCTACGTTGAGCAATTAACAAATATTCGATAA